One region of Nitrospirota bacterium genomic DNA includes:
- a CDS encoding cytochrome c-type biogenesis protein, with product MLIPWRSAWAVAGALAVAASVLAATVDESDLDTRTREVAKTLRCTVCQTETVWESGSPFAGQVRDAIRERLQQGQTPDEIRAYFLSRYGDYILMQPPTRGVNWIVWVGPFVLLFVGGLILYRSLARWVTPSLPPPAEPLDDASRQRIERELRS from the coding sequence GTGTTGATCCCGTGGCGAAGCGCATGGGCGGTCGCGGGCGCGCTGGCGGTGGCGGCGTCCGTACTCGCCGCCACCGTGGATGAAAGCGATCTCGACACCCGGACCAGAGAAGTGGCCAAGACGCTCCGCTGCACCGTGTGCCAGACCGAAACCGTCTGGGAGTCCGGGTCGCCGTTTGCAGGCCAGGTCCGCGACGCAATCAGGGAACGGCTGCAGCAGGGCCAAACTCCCGACGAGATCCGCGCCTATTTCCTGAGCCGCTACGGCGATTATATCCTGATGCAACCGCCCACACGGGGGGTGAACTGGATCGTGTGGGTCGGCCCGTTCGTCCTGTTGTTCGTCGGGGGACTGATCCTGTATCGATCGCTGGCGCGCTGGGTCACGCCGTCGCTTCCCCCTCCCGCCGAGCCGCTCGACGACGCCTCGCGACAACGCATCGAGCGCGAACTGCGCTCGTGA
- a CDS encoding redoxin domain-containing protein, whose translation MTRAWQIILVGALLGLFALFYQGLWGNPRYIPTILIGTPAPVFAAPQVGSSDSLSLDQFKGKVVLLNFWASWCLECKLEHNNLLALNERFGRDPNFVMLGVNYQDKEPDALEYLRTYGSNFQHVRDVKGAIAFDYGVYGVPETFLIDQQGVIRCKTIGPIVGAVYDNYVQRVLPALLSGSPEQVGC comes from the coding sequence ATGACGCGGGCGTGGCAGATCATCCTGGTCGGCGCCTTACTCGGCCTGTTCGCGCTGTTCTATCAAGGATTGTGGGGCAATCCCCGGTACATCCCCACGATCCTGATCGGCACACCGGCACCGGTGTTCGCGGCCCCGCAGGTGGGATCGAGCGACTCGCTCTCGCTGGACCAATTCAAAGGGAAGGTGGTGTTGCTGAACTTCTGGGCGTCCTGGTGCCTGGAATGCAAATTGGAACACAACAACCTCCTCGCGCTCAACGAGCGGTTCGGTCGGGATCCGAACTTCGTGATGTTGGGCGTCAACTACCAAGATAAGGAGCCGGACGCCCTCGAGTACCTCCGAACCTACGGATCGAATTTCCAGCATGTGCGGGATGTCAAAGGCGCGATTGCGTTCGACTACGGGGTGTACGGCGTCCCCGAAACCTTTCTGATCGATCAGCAGGGCGTGATCCGCTGTAAAACCATCGGCCCGATCGTGGGGGCGGTGTACGACAACTATGTTCAACGGGTGTTGCCTGCGCTCCTCAGCGGCTCCCCGGAGCAGGTCGGGTGTTGA
- a CDS encoding heme lyase CcmF/NrfE family subunit, producing the protein MIVELGHFSVIIALVLSVLGVFAPLVALRTKNADWLRVSRQALTLIFVLLAAGIASLEYAYLTRDFSVAYVASTSNSKLPLFYTIAALWGGHEGSLLLWVFILSAFSTVAVWLHWRTQPAIMPYLIAVESAVMFGFLMLIVFLSSPFERVFPPPLDGKDLNPLLQDPAMTMHPPMLYMGYVGFSIPFAFAMAALFSGRLGEEWIKVTQRWTIFAWLCLTIGIMMGGYWAYYELGWGGYWGWDPVENASFMPWLVGTAFLHSVMVQEKRKMFKVWNLFLVIVTFSLSLIGTFLVRSGVLTSVHTFATDPERGLYILIFLGAVLGTAFGTLIVRAPKLKSRIELDSVVSRESVFLFNNLFFLVAAATVFLGTLYPLMIETWKGAKVTVGPPYYNAVFMPIALGLLFLMGVGPYIAWRKASVDNLKRNFLTPLIVALVVTLAAFALGFRSPFSLAGAFVVGFAGSTILADIGKVSAFFARRDRVDYVRGFYRAFRNNQRRYAGTVTHVGVLVTVVGIIASTVYQTEKVVSVRVGDEFVLGDYRVKLAGIHDVRGPNWTAKEGRFELYRGEDLLTELKPQKRVYEATQSPTTESAIYAINMGHVFLTMPEVSPEGSATARGVINPLILWVWGGGGIMGLGILLNMFRPRRRDE; encoded by the coding sequence ATGATCGTCGAGCTCGGACATTTTTCCGTCATCATCGCCCTGGTCCTGTCCGTCCTCGGCGTGTTCGCCCCGCTGGTCGCGCTGCGCACGAAAAATGCCGACTGGCTCCGCGTGTCCCGCCAGGCGCTCACCTTGATCTTCGTGCTGCTCGCGGCCGGCATCGCGTCGCTGGAATACGCGTATCTGACGCGGGATTTCTCGGTAGCCTACGTGGCGTCTACCTCCAACTCCAAGCTGCCGCTCTTCTACACGATTGCCGCGTTGTGGGGCGGCCATGAAGGCTCTTTGTTGCTGTGGGTGTTCATCCTTTCGGCGTTCAGCACGGTCGCGGTGTGGTTGCACTGGCGCACCCAACCCGCGATCATGCCGTACTTGATTGCGGTGGAATCCGCGGTGATGTTCGGATTCCTCATGTTGATCGTCTTTCTGTCGAGCCCCTTCGAGCGCGTGTTCCCCCCGCCGCTGGACGGCAAGGACCTCAACCCGCTGCTGCAGGACCCCGCGATGACCATGCATCCGCCCATGCTCTATATGGGCTACGTGGGGTTCTCCATCCCCTTTGCGTTCGCGATGGCCGCGCTCTTTTCCGGTCGACTGGGTGAGGAGTGGATCAAGGTCACCCAGCGCTGGACGATCTTCGCCTGGTTGTGCCTGACCATCGGCATCATGATGGGGGGGTACTGGGCGTACTACGAGCTGGGCTGGGGCGGATACTGGGGGTGGGACCCGGTGGAGAACGCCTCGTTCATGCCGTGGCTGGTGGGCACGGCCTTCCTGCATTCGGTGATGGTGCAGGAAAAGCGGAAAATGTTCAAAGTGTGGAACCTGTTCCTGGTCATCGTGACGTTTTCACTCTCATTGATCGGCACGTTTCTGGTGCGCTCCGGCGTCCTGACCTCGGTCCACACGTTTGCCACCGATCCCGAGCGCGGGCTGTACATCCTGATTTTCCTCGGTGCGGTGCTGGGCACGGCGTTCGGGACCTTGATCGTCCGGGCCCCCAAGCTCAAAAGCCGGATCGAACTGGATTCGGTGGTGTCGCGCGAGTCGGTGTTCCTGTTCAATAACCTGTTTTTTTTGGTCGCCGCGGCCACGGTATTCTTGGGCACGCTGTACCCCCTGATGATCGAGACCTGGAAAGGCGCCAAGGTTACGGTGGGGCCGCCGTACTACAATGCGGTGTTCATGCCGATCGCACTGGGCTTGTTGTTTCTCATGGGTGTGGGTCCGTACATTGCGTGGCGCAAAGCATCGGTCGACAACCTCAAGCGAAATTTCCTCACTCCCCTGATCGTCGCACTGGTGGTCACGCTCGCGGCCTTTGCACTCGGATTTCGGAGCCCCTTCTCCCTTGCGGGCGCGTTCGTGGTCGGATTCGCGGGGTCCACGATTCTGGCGGACATTGGCAAGGTCTCGGCGTTCTTCGCGCGGCGCGATCGCGTGGACTATGTGCGGGGGTTCTACCGGGCGTTTCGCAACAATCAACGGCGCTACGCCGGCACGGTGACGCACGTGGGCGTCCTCGTCACGGTGGTGGGGATCATCGCTTCCACCGTATACCAGACCGAAAAGGTGGTTTCCGTGCGGGTCGGCGATGAGTTCGTTCTGGGCGACTACCGCGTGAAGTTGGCCGGTATCCACGACGTCCGCGGACCGAACTGGACCGCCAAAGAAGGCCGATTCGAACTGTACCGCGGCGAGGACCTGCTGACCGAGCTCAAGCCCCAGAAACGCGTGTACGAGGCCACGCAGAGCCCCACCACCGAGTCCGCGATTTACGCGATCAACATGGGCCACGTGTTCCTCACCATGCCCGAGGTTTCCCCCGAAGGCAGCGCCACGGCGCGCGGCGTCATCAACCCGCTCATTTTATGGGTGTGGGGCGGGGGCGGGATCATGGGACTGGGCATTTTGCTCAACATGTTTCGCCCACGGAGGCGCGACGAATGA
- a CDS encoding cytochrome c maturation protein CcmE — translation MWTRGKQIGLFVSLALVAGALGYLALGNFGENLVYFFTPSEVSAFSPAHYNKKVRVGGMVVKGSLKSRTETVGMTFALTDGAATIPVTFEGIPPDLFKEGQGAVVEGVWTPTKEFHSTMIMAKHSEDYMPIDLKRAGIELPKKDLLQTLRP, via the coding sequence ATGTGGACCCGCGGTAAACAAATCGGACTGTTCGTCAGCCTCGCGCTGGTCGCCGGCGCACTCGGGTACCTGGCGCTCGGCAATTTCGGCGAGAACCTGGTCTACTTTTTCACCCCGTCGGAAGTGTCGGCGTTCTCGCCGGCCCACTATAACAAGAAGGTTCGGGTCGGCGGAATGGTCGTCAAAGGAAGCCTGAAGTCTCGGACCGAGACCGTAGGGATGACGTTCGCGCTCACCGACGGGGCGGCGACGATTCCCGTGACGTTCGAGGGCATCCCTCCTGATTTGTTCAAGGAAGGGCAGGGCGCGGTGGTGGAAGGAGTATGGACTCCGACCAAAGAGTTTCACTCCACCATGATCATGGCGAAACACTCCGAGGACTACATGCCGATCGACCTCAAACGCGCCGGAATAGAACTCCCCAAGAAGGATCTCCTCCAGACCCTCCGGCCTTAG
- a CDS encoding cytochrome c maturation protein CcmE → MTRLYVQWTVITIAAALVAMAAVRYYDRHLTTVTPETVLEHATGSGVVRVQGQVAAGTLEGDPAAGRASFRLSGEGAGLPVQYEGPPPENLRELKTLVVVGQWDTDASVFRAHDIALVTNYGFVVGAYLAGFLPIALFLFAMERRVRALYAEIKRAKLYEPESVAHVDPR, encoded by the coding sequence GTGACGCGGTTGTACGTGCAATGGACCGTGATCACGATCGCCGCGGCGCTCGTGGCGATGGCCGCGGTGCGGTACTACGACCGCCATCTCACCACCGTGACGCCGGAGACGGTCTTGGAACACGCCACGGGCTCCGGCGTGGTCCGCGTGCAAGGACAGGTCGCGGCCGGAACTCTGGAAGGTGACCCTGCGGCGGGCCGGGCGAGCTTTCGCCTCAGCGGCGAGGGCGCAGGGCTTCCGGTTCAGTACGAGGGGCCCCCGCCCGAAAACCTGCGTGAACTCAAGACGCTCGTGGTCGTCGGACAATGGGATACCGACGCGAGCGTGTTTCGGGCTCACGACATCGCGTTGGTGACGAATTACGGGTTCGTGGTGGGCGCCTATCTCGCGGGCTTTCTTCCCATCGCCCTGTTTCTGTTCGCCATGGAGCGTCGGGTGCGGGCGTTGTATGCGGAAATCAAACGCGCCAAGTTATACGAACCGGAGTCAGTGGCCCATGTGGACCCGCGGTAA
- the ccsA gene encoding cytochrome c biogenesis protein CcsA: MGALIKWMQRYEGWFGAVGGVCIFAGLYLGLAASPPDYYQGEVVRIMYVHVPIVQTAMLAYSVLFAGSIWYLWKRDPIVDNLCQAAAGISAYLTAGGLITGSIWAKPTWNTWWTWDARLVSFAVMLLILIGYLMLRTFIDDPEREARFAAVLAIVGFVDLPIVHFSVEWWRTLHQPLSISMRGIAMSGDMLRPLIVMSVGFWVLFVYMLMVRTQMLYLTDLLRAKKGRLLSHAHLSDLPT; the protein is encoded by the coding sequence GTGGGCGCACTCATCAAATGGATGCAGCGGTACGAAGGATGGTTTGGGGCAGTCGGAGGCGTGTGCATCTTCGCGGGACTCTACTTGGGGCTGGCCGCCTCGCCTCCGGACTACTATCAAGGCGAAGTAGTCCGGATCATGTACGTCCACGTCCCCATCGTGCAAACCGCCATGTTGGCGTACTCCGTGTTGTTCGCGGGCAGCATCTGGTATTTGTGGAAGCGCGATCCGATCGTGGACAACCTTTGCCAAGCAGCCGCCGGCATCAGCGCCTATCTCACCGCTGGCGGCCTCATCACCGGCTCGATCTGGGCCAAACCCACGTGGAACACCTGGTGGACCTGGGATGCGCGGCTGGTGTCGTTCGCCGTCATGCTGCTGATCCTCATCGGATATCTCATGCTGCGCACCTTCATCGACGATCCCGAACGCGAAGCGCGCTTCGCCGCCGTGCTCGCCATCGTGGGGTTCGTGGATTTGCCGATCGTGCATTTCTCGGTCGAGTGGTGGCGCACGCTGCACCAGCCCCTCTCCATTTCCATGCGCGGGATCGCCATGTCGGGCGACATGCTCCGGCCGTTGATCGTCATGAGCGTCGGGTTCTGGGTGCTCTTCGTGTATATGTTGATGGTGCGCACGCAGATGCTCTACCTGACCGACCTCCTGCGCGCCAAGAAGGGCCGCCTGCTGAGCCACGCGCATCTGTCGGATCTTCCCACGTGA
- a CDS encoding heme exporter protein CcmB — MPFFNVIRWVAWKDLISEVRSRETLSSMFFFALIVILVFSFSFSMDQQAARELIAGIMWVAFAFTGIIGLGKSFAAELQNDCLEHLQISPGSKGAIYLGKLLANVVFMLTVEVILFPMFVIFFNLDVVDALPLLLLVFALATLGLSTVGTLFSAMTVQVRAREVMLPILLLPLAVPVMIAAVEATRGALNGDPLALYANWLQLLAVFDVVFSVLSFWAFEWILDG; from the coding sequence ATGCCCTTTTTTAACGTCATACGGTGGGTCGCGTGGAAGGACCTGATCAGCGAGGTCCGGAGCCGCGAAACATTGTCGTCGATGTTCTTCTTCGCCCTGATCGTCATCCTGGTGTTCAGTTTCAGTTTTTCGATGGACCAACAAGCCGCCCGGGAACTGATCGCCGGGATCATGTGGGTGGCGTTTGCGTTCACCGGGATCATCGGGCTCGGGAAGTCGTTCGCCGCGGAACTCCAAAACGACTGTTTGGAGCACCTCCAAATCAGCCCCGGATCAAAAGGGGCGATTTATTTGGGCAAGCTCTTGGCCAACGTGGTGTTTATGCTCACGGTAGAGGTCATTTTGTTCCCCATGTTCGTGATTTTCTTCAATCTCGACGTGGTTGATGCCCTTCCGCTGCTTTTGTTAGTATTCGCGTTGGCCACGCTTGGGCTGTCGACGGTCGGCACCTTGTTTTCAGCCATGACGGTTCAGGTTCGGGCCCGCGAGGTGATGCTGCCGATCCTGCTGCTGCCCCTGGCTGTCCCTGTGATGATCGCCGCTGTCGAAGCCACGCGAGGCGCCCTGAACGGAGACCCTCTCGCGCTGTACGCGAACTGGCTGCAGTTATTGGCGGTGTTCGACGTGGTGTTTTCGGTGTTGTCGTTTTGGGCGTTCGAGTGGATTCTCGACGGATAG
- the ccmA gene encoding heme ABC exporter ATP-binding protein CcmA — MSAIRAVELAKTYGHYRVFEHVSFTLAAGECLALFGPNGAGKTTLIRILATLSRPSAGEFEIDGQDGIRNKEAVRGSLLLLAHGSHLYDELNAVENLRFALALRGRNRADRDLKAALDRVGIGAFADLKTRYFSAGMKKRLTIAKSILIQPKLLLMDEPYTSLDESGMALVNEYLRALTKEGAAVLMTTHDRARSAEVAHRAAVLDKGRLSEVPVDRLNRDALF; from the coding sequence ATGAGCGCCATCCGCGCCGTTGAGTTGGCCAAGACCTACGGACATTACCGCGTGTTCGAGCACGTGTCGTTCACGCTGGCGGCCGGTGAGTGCCTGGCCCTGTTCGGCCCCAACGGCGCCGGCAAGACCACGCTCATCCGCATTCTCGCCACCTTGTCGCGACCATCCGCCGGAGAGTTCGAGATCGACGGGCAGGATGGGATTCGCAATAAGGAGGCGGTCCGAGGTTCGCTGCTCCTGTTGGCGCACGGCTCTCACCTCTACGACGAACTCAACGCGGTGGAGAACCTCCGCTTTGCGCTCGCCCTCCGCGGACGCAACCGCGCGGATCGCGACCTCAAGGCGGCGCTCGACCGCGTTGGCATCGGCGCGTTTGCGGACCTGAAGACCCGATACTTTTCAGCGGGCATGAAGAAACGACTGACCATCGCCAAATCCATCCTCATCCAACCGAAGCTGTTGCTGATGGACGAGCCCTACACGTCGCTCGACGAGTCGGGCATGGCGTTGGTGAACGAGTATCTCCGGGCGCTGACCAAGGAGGGCGCGGCCGTGCTGATGACCACCCACGATCGCGCGCGATCGGCCGAGGTCGCGCACCGCGCGGCTGTGCTGGACAAAGGCCGCCTGAGCGAGGTGCCGGTCGACCGCCTGAACCGCGATGCCCTTTTTTAA
- a CDS encoding redoxin domain-containing protein, which translates to MELYKTYDPLEADRISDLLAEEGISCAIRDLSMSPYPLTIGRFGERRISVAADDADRARFVLEQAIRDGYLSSDGSWVDNAGADAKPPPRRGTPGLRLMGGVMLALLAVACDDRPAAAPLQHNDPARLLPREGTRVGFMAPMFTLERLGGGTSSLTEFRGKVVLLNFWATWCGPCRAEMPSLEALSHEFRSQDFQVVGISTDYEGAEIVQPFMDSFGLTFAILLDPQMQVNDRFEVRSLPTSIVLDRRGVIRHKFFGAMDWNTAKNRELVRVLVSETGDEPQRG; encoded by the coding sequence ATGGAACTGTATAAGACCTACGACCCGCTGGAGGCGGACCGGATCTCGGATCTGTTGGCCGAAGAGGGGATTTCGTGCGCGATTCGCGATCTGTCGATGTCCCCGTATCCGCTGACGATCGGCCGGTTCGGCGAACGCCGGATCAGCGTGGCGGCAGACGACGCGGATCGAGCGCGCTTCGTGCTGGAACAGGCCATTCGTGACGGCTATCTCTCATCGGACGGTTCCTGGGTGGACAACGCCGGAGCCGACGCGAAGCCGCCCCCGCGGCGCGGCACGCCCGGCCTCCGGCTGATGGGCGGAGTCATGTTGGCCTTGTTGGCCGTTGCGTGCGATGATCGGCCGGCCGCAGCCCCGTTGCAGCACAACGACCCCGCGAGACTGTTACCTCGTGAAGGGACGCGGGTGGGCTTCATGGCCCCGATGTTCACCCTGGAGCGGCTCGGCGGCGGCACATCGTCGCTCACAGAATTTCGCGGCAAGGTTGTGCTGCTGAATTTCTGGGCCACATGGTGCGGCCCCTGTCGCGCGGAAATGCCCTCTCTTGAAGCGCTGTCACACGAATTTCGTTCGCAGGACTTCCAGGTAGTCGGGATTTCGACGGACTACGAAGGGGCCGAGATCGTCCAACCTTTTATGGATTCATTCGGCCTGACGTTTGCGATTCTGCTGGATCCCCAGATGCAGGTCAATGATCGGTTCGAAGTCCGCTCGCTTCCCACCAGCATTGTCCTGGACCGCCGCGGCGTCATCCGGCACAAGTTTTTTGGGGCCATGGACTGGAATACCGCGAAAAACCGCGAGCTGGTTCGCGTGCTGGTTTCGGAAACCGGGGACGAGCCCCAGCGAGGATAG